A genomic window from Colletotrichum destructivum chromosome 7, complete sequence includes:
- a CDS encoding Putative fumarylacetoacetase-like protein, which produces MSVPWKRLIRFVANDGRVLRGEPILPHEGFDLGDTREETKLKANVVVGSDIYDTSGKTRVTNEVVVVKKLLGPLAPEDVPILRCVGLNYATHIREAGRKPPPFPFIFFKPNTTVLDHGADVVIPKICQDDQADYEGELCLVIGKDAKDVPVSEALDYVAAYTCGNDISSRKLQRDPAFAGNVPQWGFSKGFDTFAPLGPCLVRPDLVGDHKSLLLQTRVDGEVRQKEGVDDLLFDCAYIISYLSSGTTLQKGSVIMTGTPGGVGAGFNPPRWLLPGNQMEVSITNIGTLRNGVKFA; this is translated from the exons ATGTCTGTGCCCTGGAAGCGACTCATTCGCTTTGTCGCCAACGATGGGAGGGTGCTCAGGGGCGAGCCCATTCTTCCACATGAAGGCTTCGATTTGGGAGACACCAGAGAAGAGAccaagctcaaggccaaTGTAGTTGTTGGATCTGACATCTACGACACATCTGGCAAGACCAGAGTTACCAACGAGGTTGTCGTGGTGAAGAAGCTGCTCGGCCCGCTGGCCCCAGAAGACGTGCCGATCTTGCGATGCGTTGGACTCAACTATGCCACTCATA TCAGAGAGGCCGGTAGGAAGCCGCCGCCCTTTCCCTTCATCTTTTTCAAGCCAAACACAACTGTCTTGgaccacggcgccgatgtAGTCATTCCCAAGATCTGCCAGGATGACCAGGCTGACTACGAGGGCGAGTTGTGTCTTGTGATTGGCAAGGATGCCAAAGACGTGCCAGTGTCAGAAGCGCTGGACTATGTTGCTGCTTACACTTGTGGCAACGACATCTCATCGAGAAAGCTCCAACGCGACCCTGCTTTTGCGGGCAATGTGCCCCAGTGGGGGTTCTCCAAGGGATTTGACACATTTGCACCCCTGGGGCCTTGTCTGGTCCGGCCTGATCTGGTCGGAGATCACAAATCGCTCTTGTTACAGACTagggtcgacggcgaagtgAGGCAGAAGGAGGGGGTCGACGATTTACTCTTCGACTGCGCCTACATCATCTCGTACCTCTCCTCTGGAACGACGCTACAAAAGGGCTCGGTCATCATGACGGGGACTCCGGGTG GGGTTGGGGCGGGATTCAACCCTCCACGATGGCTTTTGCCTGGAAACCAGATGGAAGTCAGCATCACTAACATTGGTACACTGAGGAACGGCGTCAAATTTGCGTAG
- a CDS encoding Putative zn(2)Cys(6) fungal-type DNA-binding domain-containing protein: MEDPQSLRPKQAACLVCRRSKIKCDYSPHENKCKRCIQLDSECVRPTFHAGRQKGIKNKRKGLDKALYQIEQAIKRARTGEQNSEDDKAIGNLQALLEGTRASRSATASSHLGRRSSSQFNSPDQPDLSSDDDDDDLNNTPDSNAYVSLHHPHHNSNNEESLAIDDAENPLQLLARASNLQLSPQPISGLSPKQPGFRASRKKQAVIEHQQQQQQHHQHHQLQQQFQHQHQHHQLPQSDEDSEMQSFFTAVRVNFDVGDDIDPITLGLVTQEEAESLFAFFHGKLAHTRWGLDPKIYTPAFTRTRSAFLCTSIMAASALFLPSAGALSKRLSSHCKALAQRVIAKRHRSVEIVLAFMVNVPWMFPGQHSTDDETCWYVNTAATIAIDLSLHKLLIPMEALGSGSDNMALARGDCLDPRTALAMDGFSFVEHTSDLGQRLLRRRERCWIALFVLERGMSLARGRPYTVPVTRVIKDCDQWHRSSIADPMDGHLVSMAVLRRDLDGLLNTVRALCDGSQGISTDGGLIAQSIESAIERFFDQWLTEWGFSIGTGPQRRLPPYVEILVTHTRLSTYGGVINHPTAPMEVRQFFRTAGLSSAVTVMRAAIQGESQLQSIPNNTIIMVSFAACFALTLSAYATGSSNLAPSIRNLIEETADVLERIGSATKHRNGLRPPPSTASLSR, translated from the exons ATGGAGGATCCTCAATCGCTACGTCCAAAGCAGGCCGCCTGTCTGGTCTGCCGCCGAAGTAAGATCAAGTGCGACTATTCTCCGCATGAGAACAAATGCAAGAGGTGCATTCAGCTCGACTCTGAGTGCGTGCGGCCTACATTCCATGCTGGAAGGCAGAAGGGCATCAAGAA CAAGCGCAAGGGCCTAGACAAGGCTCTCTACCAGATAGAGCAGGCCATCAAGAGGGCAAGGACCGGCGAGCAGAACTCGGAAGATGACAAGGCCATCGGCAATCTCCAGGCGCTCCTGGAGGGCACTAGAGCTTCTCGGTCAGCTACCGCCTCCTCACACTTAGGGcgccgctcgtcgtcgcagTTCAACAGCCCCGACCAACCCGACCTCTCatccgacgacgatgacgatgacctCAACAACACGCCGGACAGCAACGCGTACGTGAGCCTGCACCATCCTCAtcacaacagcaacaacgaGGAGAGCCTGGCCAtcgacgatgccgagaacCCGCTCCAGCTCCTGGCGCGCGCCTCGAACCTGCAGCTTTCGCCCCAGCCCATCAGCGGCCTCTCGCCAAAGCAGCCTGGTTTCCGCGCCAGCCGCAAGAAGCAAGCCGTCATCGagcatcaacagcagcagcagcagcatcaccaGCATCACCAGCTGCAGCAACAGTTtcagcatcagcaccagcaccaccagctGCCCCAGTCCGACGAGGACTCGGAGATGCAGTCCTTCTTCACCGCCGTCCGCGTCAActtcgacgtcggcgacgacatAGATCCCATCACATTGGGTCTCGTGACTCAAGAGGAGGCAGAATCTCTCTTCGCTTT CTTCCATGGCAAGCTTGCTCACACCCGCTGGGGGCTTGATCCCAAGATCTACACCCCGGCCTTCACGCGTACGCGCTCTGCCTTCCTGTGCAcctccatcatggccgcGTCGGCactcttcctcccttccGCCGGCGCGCTGTCCAAGAGGCTGTCCAGCCACTGCAAGGCCCTCGCCCAAAGGGTCATCGCCAAGCGGCACAGGTCCGTCGAGATCGTCCTCGCCTTCATGGTCAACGTCCCGTGGATGTTCCCGGGCCAGCACagcaccgacgacgagacgtGCTGGTACGTCAACAcggccgccaccatcgccatcgactTGTCCCTGCACAAGCTCCTGATCCCCATGGAAGCTCTCGGCTCTGGCTCCGACAACATGGCGCTGGCGCGCGGCGACTGCCTCGACCCTCGCACGGCGCTCGCCATGGACGGCTTCAGCTTCGTCGAGCACACCTCggacctcggccagcgtctgctccgccgccgcgagcgcTGCTGgatcgccctcttcgtcctcgagcgAGGCATGTCGCTCGCCCGCGGCCGGCCCTACACCGTGCCAGTGACCCGCGTCATCAAGGACTGCGACCAGTGGCACAGATCCAGCATTGCAGACCCCATGGACGGCCACCTCGTGTCCATGGCCGTCCTCCGCCGAGACCTGGACGGCCTGCTCAACACGGTCCGCGCGCTCTGCGACGGATCGCAGGGGATCTCTACGGATGGCGGGCTCATTGCCCAGTCCATCGAGAGCGCCATCGAGCGCTTCTTCGACCAGTGGCTTACAGAATGGGGGTTCTCCATCGGCACGGGGCCCCAACGTCGTCTCCCTCCCTACGTCGAGATTCTCGTCACGCACACGCGGCTCTCGACCtacggcggcgtcatcaacCACCCGACGGCGCCAATGGAAGTCCGACAGTTCTTCCGCACGGCTGGGCTCTCGTCGGCCGTGACGGTCATGCGCGCGGCGATCCAGGGGGAGTCACAGCTGCAGTCGATCCCGaacaacaccatcatcatggtGTCGtttgccgcctgcttcgcGCTGACGCTGAGCGCCTACGCCACGGGCAGCTCGAACTTGGCACCTAGCATCC